In one Dreissena polymorpha isolate Duluth1 chromosome 7, UMN_Dpol_1.0, whole genome shotgun sequence genomic region, the following are encoded:
- the LOC127838074 gene encoding uncharacterized protein LOC127838074, whose product MAFIVTYHSLSRNNIRNLYSGLPEEYRLRTLSSPKSLTCQQRTSQQYYRANPRERFLSDRYYEFNYEYNARIPRAPAFRQLPQAEVEKLVERLSSPTVRERRRASDLCDREVRGSASERYRKCRALLAQPPATREKVEQITERLSVPTLSAAIRSSQRSLRDVTSPEQKIICEKYESVPSQRFAKEFRMYDI is encoded by the coding sequence ATGGCGTTTATAGTGACTTACCATTCATTATCAAGAAACAACATACGCAATCTATACAGCGGCTTACCGGAGGAGTACAGATTGCGAACATTGTCCTCGCCCAAATCTCTAACCTGCCAACAGCGGACTAGCCAGCAATACTACCGGGCGAATCCCCGTGAGAGATTCCTCTCGGATCGTTATTACGAGTTTAACTACGAATACAACGCCCGGATCCCACGTGCCCCGGCGTTCCGGCAACTTCCGCAAGCCGAGGTCGAAAAGCTCGTGGAGCGGTTATCATCACCGACAGTTAGAGAGCGTCGCCGAGCGTCGGATTTATGCGACCGGGAGGTCCGAGGATCTGCCTCAGAAAGATACCGGAAGTGCCGAGCCTTGTTGGCCCAGCCTCCCGCGACCCGAGAAAAGGTAGAACAGATCACTGAGCGACTAAGCGTTCCCACACTGTCTGCTGCTATAAGGTCAAGTCAAAGGTCACTGCGAGATGTGACGTCACCGGAACAGAAGATTATCTGCGAGAAATATGAAAGCGTTCCCTCTCAAAGATTTGCTAAAGAGTTCAGGATGTATGATATATAA